In Arachis hypogaea cultivar Tifrunner chromosome 7, arahy.Tifrunner.gnm2.J5K5, whole genome shotgun sequence, the genomic window tatttttgtatttgaataatatgtttataatttctaatttatgctgcagaattcaagcttggagcTTGTGAGGGTGATAAGTGCAAAGGAGCAAGTAGTTGCTGGAAGCATATATGAAATAACTATGGTGGCAAAAGATGGTGATGAGAAGAAACAAGTTTATGAAGCCAAAGTGTTGGTGAAGCCATGGTTGAACTTCAAGGAGCTGCAAGAGTTCAAGCTTGTTACTGATGATGATAACGAAAATGATAATGCTGCTTCGGTGTCTAGAGCACTTATCTAGCTATGTATTTAATTTTCACTAATATATGTATGGAATAAATGTAGCTAGCTCTGAAATACTATAAATGGGTGTAATCTATTATACaccaaaatcagttactaaagtcAGCCACTAGTATAGCATGTtggaatacaaatacacattgaaaatgaattaaatcacacatgtatttatacacaaatacattagtgactgattttagtgactaattttagtgaacaaatagcatttttcattatgaatagaatgtataaaaaattaaaaattacttattGAATGATGGAAGTTATAATTGAGAGTAGGGTGACATTTACTTGCTGACTCGCATTATTGCATGCTTTACAACGTAAACTTTTCTATTTGAGTTTCTTTATGACCTTAAAACAGCTAACTAAATTACTATAGtgtaaagaaaataaaactaaactaccaatagaatttgttattttttgctaatattttaattattagtctgattttttagttttttaattccataatatatttttaattcatttttttaaacattattaattaattgctaataaaaaataataaattttactaattttttttactaaaacaaCATAAAAAATCATTTAAGTTGGAGAGGACATCTCCTTCTTAGTTCTTAATAATCTCTTCAACAAcattataaaaaaagagaaattcaGTATAAGACAGATTATatttaattgttatctttgctaaaaGATTAGCAATTGAGTTCGATATTCTTTGAATCAAGTGAACGTGGACTACGTAATTTTACTGCAACATCTCACCGATCTTGCAGAGAATGTCATTGttatctgttcataccctgggtcgagattaCCAACCCGGGATGTttgacagacaaagcgaccgacctcttcaggtcaggacaacccgacctcttcccaaagatcTCGGTCAAGTCCCCACGAAAGCCCaaggaagggcccaaatagaggaacacgttccaaatcctaaggcggcccaaAGCCTACatagagaagggcggttcccttaaagataagatgacctcacttaaagataaaagataagataagataactaacttatcttatccacagaaggccacatctcaccattataaatacactagagcacccaggtataactcatactctgattctactcaatacctgcttaatacccttgctaacttaagcatcggagtcccttgcaggtaccccccaccctccggggacgaaggatcagcagcactttcagtcttacaagtcggacacaccagctccggccgctacacACCTGCCgaacacgtcggctccgaccaacacagaagatctcgaccgagatcgacctacagtttcaggtaaccctcggaacattggcgccattgccggggagcctggaagtcatcccaacaccatggcagaCAACCATGACAATGACACGACTCAGGTTTGGAAGATAAAACGCCACACAAAAACACGGATGCTATACTTaaagatactccggaatccaatggagacaaaaattcatcaaatcctggggtgatagaagcacttcaaaatcgattgaagcaacttgagaaagaagcccaacatcaacgcaaaaaagaagaggatctacgTCGGGAGATAAGGTGGTGCCGATAATTAGAAGAAAAGCTTatgaaactcgaagccgatctcaaaactaaagctacacgATCCTCCACAGAGGATAGCTTTctgaaagatcaagatccattcaccagggaaattatgaaaaccaaaatcccaaaagatttcaaacttccggatatgactctatatgacggcacctcagaccccaaccaccatctcagcaacttcaaagtagaatgtacctcactgacgccttaGATGcggttcgctgcaaagcctttccaaacactcttaccaagacagccattagatggttcgacaacctacctccaaattccatctcgagtttcgacgacctggccaaagagttcctggcccgattttccatacaaaaggacaaagctaaacacgcacccagcctactagggatcaagcaagggaaacgggagagtcttcgcaactacatgggaagattcaacaaaacatgcatggatatacaaagtctaccaacagaagctgccatcatgggtctcataaatggcctacgagaatgaccatttagccaatctatatcaaagaggtacccgacatccctagacgaagtacaagaacgggtgcagaagtacatcaacatggaggagaattctcgacttggggaagcctcaAGGTTcagttctgcctaccgagataaagataaagaatccaggaaaaaagaagatcgctccggagagtaaataaaaaaatatcataactacacccctcttagggtatccctggtagatatttacaaagaagtctgccatacagaaaaaatacccccagctcggccacttaaaggcaaaaggggaggaggaaatcggaacgaatactgtgagtaccatcgagtccgaggacattccaccaacgaatgctttgacttgaaaaacgtcatagagaATTTAgttagggaaggaaaactagatcggttcctggccaaccgggacgaagaaccaagaaaaagaagaaaggatgaagatgtcggacgatctgaacgatcaccccGCACACCGGAAAGACATATTCACGTAATACACGATGGATTTGTcagaggaggaatctccaaatcatcccgcaagcgatACCTCAAAGAAGTGTATCATGTCGAAGGCAAGAAAGAGgtgccagacatcccagcaatcacgtttaccaaagaagatgcatctggaatcatctcaggacacgacgaccccatggtcatcacaatcatattggcaaacgccaacctccaccgcacattaattgaccaaggaagtccgctgacatcttattcaaaactgccttcgacaaactcggcttagaagaaaaagagctaagagcatacccgaacaacctgttcggacttggggataccccagtacagcCACTGGGATATGTATCGTTGCATACAAtcttcggaaaggggaaccaatccagaacacttaagatagattatatcgtggtcgacgtaagctcagcctataatgccttaataggtcggacaatgttaaatcaactcggagcaatagtttcaactccacatctatgtatgaaattcccaactacagaagggatagctacaataaaagcagatcaaaagatggcgcgtcgctgttataatgaaagtctaaatctccgaggcgaaggaggagagttccacacgaTCGAACTCGGCGGAGATCAGAGACAAGAAGAACTCCGCCCATgacccgaaggagaaatagaaagagtccagatcgaagatacctcggacaaaacaactaatattggcacgatcctgaaaggagacgcaaAGGAATCGCTAATACGGtttctacgagataatgttgatctcttcgcatggaaagctgccgacatgccgggcataagTCCCGAACTAACGagccacaagctggcagtctacccaggatcccgtccggtacaacaaagacgaagaaaactcagGCCAGACCGGTCTCAAGCTGTAGAAGAATAAGTACaggcactactagaggcagggttcataagagaagttaaatacgcactatggctagcaaacgtcgtcttggtggaaaagtcaaatgggaagtggcgaatgtgcaccgactataccgacctcaacaaagcctgcccaaaagacccttatccactcccaagcatcgatgctctagtcgatgcctcatcaggatataagtatctctcattcatggacgcatactcaggctacaaccagattccaatgtatccatcggatcaagaaaagacctcatttcttacaccaaaagcaaattattgctataTCGTAAtacctttcggccttaagaatgcaggagccacttatcaaaggctaatgaataaagtcttttcagaccacatcggaaaaatcatggaggtctatgtggacgacatgttgataaagacacaaagtgaagaaacattgctaaccgacttggttcaagtgttcaacaccatacggaagcacgacatgcgactcaacccggctaaatgcaccttcgcaatagaggcaggaaaattcctgggcttcatgctcacacaaagaggaatcgaggcaaatccagataaacgccaggccatactcaacatgaaaagcccgacctgcgtcaaagaagtccaacaactcaatgggagactgGCGGCCTTGTCCAaattcctagcagggtcagcaataacatccctccccttctacgctaccttaaggaaggaaaaaaacttcgagtggacaacggaatgtgaacaagccttccgagactttAAAGAATTCCTGGGACAGCCCcccatcctatctcgaccacaaaAGGGGGAACCACTCATACTATATCTCGCTGTagaaagtcgggcaatagcctcagcactaattagagaagatgaagggggacaacaacccgtctacttcattagtaaagcactacaggggtcagagctgaactaccagaaaatagagaagtaTGCCTACGCTTTGATACTCACATCCcgatgacttcgcccatacttccaagcgcacaccatcaaagttcggaccaaccagcccataaaagggatactgcagaaaacagatctagcaggaagaatcctacagtgggcaatcaAGTTGTCCGAGTTCAacctccaatacgaggcacggacagccatcaaatcacaatacctagccgacttcattgcagaattcacaaacACCACagaaatccccatagagtggaacatatacgtggacggctcctcaaataaagccggaagcggtgcaggtgtgataatcgaaagcaaccaaggaacccaacttgagcttttcctgaaattcggattcccggcctcaaacaaccaggcagaatacgaagcgttattagctggtttgaagctggctagggaagttggagctcagaaactcaatatctacagtgattcacaagttgttacctcacaaataacgggaagctaccaagccaaagatcctaccatgaaaaaatatttggataaaaccaaagaacagctcggacaacttggagaatataggatctgccacataccccgcgagcaaaatgcccgagctgacgcgctctcaaaactagccagcaccaaaccagggggcaacaatagaagcctcatccaggaaatactacagaacccatcaatatcagaagaagaaaaaatcctagccatacaggtcgggatcaaggatggatgacccccataattaactacctcaaaacagaagcgcttCCCAcaaatgaaaaggaggcaaagaggttaaaaagggaggcacagtactacactatcataaacaacaccctatgcaaaagagggatctcaacaccattgttaaaatgcgtaccgacctccaatacaaaggaagtcttggaagaGGTACACaatggcatttgtggtaatcatctcggagcacgagctctcactAAAAAAGTACtacgggcgggattctattggccaactctacaaaaggaagctacagaatttgtaaagacatgtccaccatgtcagaagcatgccaactttcacatcgccccgccggaaaagctcatcagcgtgacctcaccctggccatttacaaagtggggactcgatcttctcggaccctttccctagggatcgggacaagtcaagttcctcatagtaggggtagactacttcacaaaatggatcgaggcagaacccctagctaacgccaccgctcaaagaagtcggaaattcctatataggaacattattacaaggtttaggggttccatactccatcaccacggataatggcacccaattcacagatgcaggcttcagaaaactagtagctgacttgaacataaaacatcagttcacctccgtcgaacatccccaagccaatggacaagccgaagcagccaacaaagtcatattggccgggttgaaacggagactacaagaagcaaagggagcttgggccgcggaactcccacaagtcctatgggcgtatcggacGACCCTCATTCTACCacgaacgaatcaccattccgactagcatacggagtggaggcaatgattccaatagagggCAAAGAAGGATCTCctcgagtagtccactacaatgagcaaacaaattctcaactccaaagagaagagctcgacctacttccagaaatccaagaaagagctcggatcagataAGAGGCATtaaagcgacgaatggcttccaggtataatcaaagggtagtgccaagagatttcgcagagaacgatctcatcttaatccgaaatgatattggaacaactcgacccggagaaggaaagctggctgctaattggaaaggaccctaccgagtcacagaagtgCTTGGGAAGGGCTAATACAGACTGTCcaaactcgagggacgagaacttcccagatcatggcacgcctgtaacctgagaaggtactatagttagataaATGACTCATCACAagacgcactctttttcctgaaaaggttttttaatgaggcgtcaagattgaTATTCAATTCGACTTAAGGGTATAAAAAAAACTCCCacctgtatatatttgcattttctttaaataaaatacatttcagatattctacaagttCTCAAGACACATgaatctgaagcattcattgtccgattataaagcaacggatCGAACAGAAAAGTGAAGAGCAAATTCACTatacgatctcgataggaatgatcgaccgacaaaggtgaaaacgcgattcacctaaaggtcgattaaaccaggacagaaactaccatctacaaatcggcaaagatgaacacagaataatgcaagaagttatcgaaagtgatcccaaaaaagaacctgacgaggtcttagggattgctatataataacttaaaaagactggccgacactaaaaagttggaccaagtcaacccaagttatcagcaaatccctggaaagaggtctggccaaccctattaaagaggaattgctataacttagaagagatcgacctaacgaagtcggtttcctacaaaacaagttgtaaaagtaatccctaaaagagacctaccaaaggtccaagaaagaggattacaaaaacaacttagaagagatcgacctaacgaagtcggtttcctacaaaacaagttgtaaaagtaaatCATGAAAGAGACctaccaaaggtccaagaaagaggattacaaaaacaacttagaatagatcgacctaacgaagtcgatttcctacaaaacaagttgtaaaagtaatccctgaaagagacctgccaaaggtccaagaaagaagattacaaaaacaacttagaagagatcgacctaacgaagttggtttcctacaaaacaagttgtaaaagaaatccctgaaagagacctgccaaaggtccaagaaagaggattacaaaaataacttagaagagatcgacctaacaaagtcggtctcctacaaagataagttataaaagtaatcccttaaagagaCCTGGTAAAGGCCCAGAAAAGGGGatcacaaaaataacttagaaggggaccaacataaagaaatcgaTCATAAGGCactaaaaacacaaaacaaaagcgaggaaaccgaaaaacaagttggacccccCACAAGTCACgacctcaaaaggatccaagctacaaacaaaaaCACGAAAGCAATCTAAAGAGGCCAAGCAGCAAGATTCCGACAGACACCCTGCTAGAGCACAACGAAAGCATAGTATGATAAAGCTTCAAAGAGGCCACCGAAATCAGCCTCAGAAAaaccattttgttttcaaaataagcTGCTAAAAACTGCAACTAGAGTACCAACAGTCAACAAACCATCATTTATAAAaacaagttcaaaagcccacaaatcgggctatt contains:
- the LOC112702136 gene encoding cysteine proteinase inhibitor, whose amino-acid sequence is MATLGGNRVVEGSQNSIEIQNLARFALEEHNKKSNSSLELVRVISAKEQVVAGSIYEITMVAKDGDEKKQVYEAKVLVKPWLNFKELQEFKLVTDDDNENDNAASVSRALI